The nucleotide window GCTGCGCCGTGCCGGGGGAGTGAGCGCGCAGCGGCCTGCCCGCAGGCCGCGCCGCCCCCGCGTGCCCCGGACCCCGCCCCCCCCAACGCCCCCGTGGCGGGATACGGGCCCGCGTCATGGACGGGGCGGGTGTCACCGAGCACAGTGGGGGCATGCAGCGACGTGTGCCACTCGGCGGGGCGGAATTCGCGCCCGAGACGACCTTCTTGAACTCGGCCTCCAGCGGGCTCCTCCCGGCACGCAGCGCCGCCGCCCTGCGCGCGGCCCTCGACGAATCGGCCTCCTACGGCACCATGGGCCGCGACTACTTCGCCGCCGCCACCGCCTCCCGGGCCACCTTCGCCCGGCTGATGGGCGTGCCCGCCGAGCGGGTCGCCGTCGGCAGCTCGGTCGCGGTGCAGTCGGGGTTCGTGGCCGCCTCGCTCCCGGCGGGCGCCGAAGTGCTGGTGCCCGAGGGCGACTTCAGCTCGCTGGTCAACCCCTTCGCCGCCCACCCGGGCATCACACTGCGCACCGTGCCGCTGGAGGCGCTCGCCGACGCCGTGCGCCCCGGTACCGCGCTGGTCGCGTTCAGCGCCGTGCAGTCCGTGGACGGCAGGATCGCCGACATGGCGGCGATCCGCGACGCCGCGCGGGCTCATGGGGCGCGCACCTACCTCGACGCGACCCAGGCCGCCGGCTGGCTGCCGCTGCGTGCCGCGGACTTCGACTTCGTCGTCGCCGGCGCCTTCAAGTGGCTGCTGTGCCCGCGCGGCACGACCTTCATGATCTTCGGCGGGGAGCTGGGGGCGGGCGCGCCGTGGCCGGCCGCGCCGCACGCCGGCTGGGTCGCCGGCGAGGACCCCGGCGCGTCCAACTACGGCCCGATCCGGCCGGCCGCCACCGCCCGGCGCTTCGACGAGCCGCATGCCCACTACTCCTACATCGGCGCCGAGCAGTCCCTCGCCCTCATCGACGAGCTGGGCGTGGACACCATCCACGCCCACAACACCGCACTCGCCGCCCACTACCGTGCCGGGCTGGCCGAGCGCGGCCTGGCGCCGGCGCCCGCGCCGGGCTCGGCGATCGTCTCCACGCCGGGCCTCACGGACGCGGAACACCGGCTGACCGAAGCGGGGGTGCGGATCGCGGTGCGTGGCGGACTGCTCCGCGCGTCCTTCCACCTCTACAACTCGACGGACGACGTGGAGCGGCTGCTGTCCCTGCTGGACCAGGGCCTGTCCGACGGGCGAGGGTGAGCGTGGCACCCGGCACAACACCCGCCATCGGCCCGGACGTTAGTGGGGCGTTAGCCGGACAGCGGTAGATCGTCAGCAGCGACCGACAGTCTTGTTCTGCCGAGCCCGCAGCACCGGACAGAACGGGAAGAACATGTCGCACACCACCCTCCGCCACGCCCGCAAGGCCGCAGCCGCCATGGTGATCACCGTCGCCGCGTTCGGGCTCACCGCCTGCCAGGGCGGCGGCAGCGACGCCTCAGCACCCGCCGGCTCCGCCCATGCCACCCACTCCTCCACTTCCGGGGCCAAGACCGCCCGGAACTCTGCCGGCGACGCGCCGACGGGCACTGCCGAAAAGCCCGGGACGAGCTGCACCAACCAGATCAATTACGCGGGCGACTCGCGGTCCAACGCCGAGATCAACAGCATCGGCGAGAAGACCGGCCACTGCCCGGCGCCGGAAAAGGGCGACAAGCCCTCGGGCACCCCCAAGAAGCCCGGGACGAGCTGCACCAACCAGATCAATTACGCGGGCGACTCGCGGTCCAATGCCGAGATCAACAGCATCGGCGAGAAGACCGGCCACTGCCCGCCGGTCCGGCATCAGTGAGTGGGGGCCCAGGGCCGGCGCATGCCGGCGGGGGCGGGGAATGCCGGCCGGGGGCCCGGACGCCGATACTGATGTAATGGGCAACGGACCTGTTCCGAGCAGTAGTTGAGAGGCCCTCAGTGACCACCGCATTCGACCCGATGGACCTCGCGGGCATCCCGCTCGCCAACCGCATCGTCATGGCGCCGATGACCCGCAACCGCGCCACCGCCGAGGGCGTCCCCACCCCGTCCATGGTCCGCTACTACACCCAGCGGGCCTCCGCCGGCCTCATCATCACCGAGGCCGCCCAGACCGCCGCCATCGGCCGCGGCTACCCGCTCACCCCCGGCCTGCACACCCCCGCACAGGTCGCCGGCTGGCGCGAGGTCACCGACTCCGTGCACGCCGCGGGCGGCCGGATCTTCGCCCAGCTGTGGCACGGCGGCCGCATCGGCCACCCGGTGCTGCTGGCCGACGGCCAACTGCCGGTGGCGCCCTCCGCGGTCGCCGCGGCCGGCCAGGGCTTCACCCACGAGGGCCTCAAGGACTTCGTCACCCCGCAAGCGCTGACCGGCGTGGAGATCGCCGAGACCATCGCCGGGTTCGCGGACGCCGCCCGCAACGCGATGGAGGCCGGGTTCGACGGGGTGGAGATCCACGGTGCCAACGGCTATCTGGTCCACCAGTTCCTGGCGCCCAACGCCAACCTGCGCACCGACGAGTGGGGCGGCTCCGACGCGGCCCGCGCACGGTTCGCCATCGACGTCGTCACGGCCGTCGCCGCCGCGGTCGGCGCGCACCGCACCGGCCTGCGCCTCTCGCCCGGCAACACCTTCAACGACATCCACGAGCCCGCGCCCGAGGCCACGTACACCACGCTGATCGACGCCATCGCCCCGCTGGGCCTGGCGTATCTGCACACCTGCGACGTCCCCGACACGGAGCTGCTGGGCCGGCTGCGTACCCGCTTCGGCGGGACGTTCCTGCTCAACCCGGCCACCGACGGCCGGCCCACCGGCCCCGAGGAGCTGCCGCTCGTCGAGCGGGGCGAGGCCGATCTCCTCGCCTTCGGCGCACTGTTCCTCGCCAACCCCGACCTGCCCCGCCGCCTGGCGCGCGGCGGCCCCTTCAACACCCCCGACCGGGAGAGCTTCTACGGCGGCGACGACTCCGGCTACCTCGACTACCCGGCGCTGGAGGGCTGAGGAGCGGCCGTCCCGCACCGCGCACACGGCGCGGCCGCCGCACAGACCCTGCTGTGCGGCGGCCGCGCCACCGGTTTCACCGTGACTACCTCACCGGCGTGAAGTCACGCGCCCCGATGTACTCCGGGCGCCGGACCGGCGCCGCGAACGGCTCCACCGCTTCGTTGTCCACGCTGTTGAAGACGAGGAAGACATTGCTGCGCGGGTACGGCGTGATGTTGTCACCCGAGCCGTGCATGGCGTTGCAGTCGAACCAGGTCGCCGAGCCGGCCTTGCCCTTGAAGAGGCGGATGCTGTGCTTGTCCGCCATCTTCGTCAGCACCTCGTCCGACGGGATGCCCGCGTCCTGCATCTGCAGGGACCGCTTGTAGTTGTCCTTCGGTGTCGCGCCCTCACAGCCCACGAAGTGCTGGTGCGAGCCGGGCATGATCATCAAGCTGCCGTTGGTGTCGTAGTTCTCCGTCAGCGCGATGGAGACCGACACGGTGCGCATGTTCGGCAGCCCGTCCTCGGCGTGCCAGGTCTCGAAGTCCGAGTGCCAGTAGAAGCCGGTGGCACCGAAGCCCGGCTTCACATTGATCCGCGACTGGTGGACGTAGACGTCCGAGCCGAGGATCTGCCGGGCACGACCGACCACACGCGGGTCGGAGACCAGCTTGGCGAACACCTCGCTGATCTTGTGCACCTCGAACACGGTCCGTACGTCCTGTGACTTCGGCTCGACGATGGAGCGCGGGTCGGCGCGCATCGTCGGGTCGAGGACGAGACGGTCCAGTTCGGCGCGGTACACCGCGACTTCTTCCGCCGTGAGCAGTTCCCCGATGGCGAAAAAGCCGTCGCGTTCGAAGTCGCTCAGCTCGGACGGCGCGAACGGGCCGGCCGTTCCGGGCTGCGACCACACCACCGGGTCCTTCCGCGGGGTGATGACCTCGGCGGTCCCACGGGTCGGGTACAGGTCGGCGGTGCGCTCGGGTGCGGTGGTCATGGTGTTGCCTTCCTCTCCTCTCGTACGGGCTCTGGCTTACGTCGTGTGGGCCTTCCTCATCTGCCGGACGGGGCAGGCGGGGTGTGACGCCTCAGACCGTCTCGGGCTCCGGATCGGGTTCGGTCAGCAGCGGGTAGACACCGTTCTCGTCGTGGTCCTCACGGCCGGTGACCGGCGGGTTGAAGACGCAGACGCAGCGGAAGTCCTTCTTGATCCGCATGGTGTGCTTCTCGTGTCCGTCGAGCAGGTACATCGTGCCCGGGGTGATGGTGTGCTGCTCGCCGGTCTCGTCGTTGGTGAGCTCGGCCTCACCCTCTACGCAGAGTACGGCCTCGATGTGGTTCGCGTACCACATCGACGTCTCCGTACCGGCGTACAGAGTGGTCTCGTGCAGGGAGAAGCCGACGCGCTCCTTGGCGAGCACGATGCGCTTGCTCTCCCACGTGCCGGACTTGGCCTTGACGTGGCGGTCGGTGCCTTCGATGTCCTGGAGGGATCGGACGATCACGGTGCGGGGTGCCTTTCTGTGAAACGGTAAGGATCTCTGCGGCCGTTGGGCCGATCAGGCGCAGTCGCGGACCGCGCGGGCGAGGATGCGCAGACCCTCGTCCAGCTCCTCGGGGGTGGTCGTCAGGGCCGGAAGCAGCTTGACGACCTCGCTCTCCGGGCCGGAGGTCTCGATGAGCAGACCCAGCTCGAAGGCGCGCTTGGCAATCTTGTCGGCCAGGGGCTTGTCGTTGCACTCCAGGCCCCACACCAGACCGCGGCCGCGGTACTCGGCGATGGCCTCCGGGTGCTCCTCGGCGATCGCCTTCAGGTGTGCTTCGACGATCTCACCGCGGGCGAGAGTCTGCTTCTCCATCTGGCCGTCGGCCCAGTAGGTGTCCAGCGTCGCGGCGGCGGTGACGAAGGCCGGGTTGTTGCCGCGGAAGGTGCCGTTGTGCTCGCCGGGCTCCCAGATGTCCAGCTCGGGCTTGAACAGGGTCAGCGCGAGCGGCAGGCCGTAGCCGCTGATGGACTTCGAGACGGTGACGATGTCCGGCACGATGCCCGCCTCCTCGAAGGAGAAGAAGGCACCCGTACGGCCGCAGCCCATCTGGATGTCGTCGACGATGAGCAGCATGTCCCAGCGCTCGCACAGCTCGGAGAGGGCGCGCAGCCACTCGGGGCGGGCGACGTTGATGCCGCCCTCGCCCTGGACCGTCTCGACGATCACGGCGGCGGGGGTGTTGAGGCCGGAGCCCTGGTCCTCCAGCAGCCGCTCGAACCACAGGAAGTCCGGGTAGGTGCCGTCGAGGTAGTTGTCGAACGGCATCGGGGTGCCGTGCACCAGCGGGATACCGGCACCGGCCCGCTTCATGGAGTTACCGGTGACGGCCAGCGCGCCCAGCGACATGCCGTGGAAGGCGTTGGTGAAGGACACGATCGACTCGCGGCCCTTGACCTTACGGGCCAGTTTCAGCGCGGCCTCGACGGAGTTGGCGCCCGTCGGGCCCGGGAACATGACCTTGTAGGGCAGGTCGCGCGGCCGCAGGATGATGTTCTGGAAGGACTCCAGGAACGCCCGCTTGGCCACGGTGGACATGTCCAGGCCGTGGGTGACCCCGTCCCGCTCGATGTAGTCGATCAGCGCGCGTTTGAGTACGGGGTTGTTGTGGCCGTAGTTCAGCGAGCCGGCACCGGCGAAGAAGTCGAGGTAGGTGTGGCCGTCCTCGTCGGTCATGCGGCTGCCCTGCGCACGGTCGAAGACGGTGGGCCAGCTACGGCAGTAGCTGCGGACCTCCGACTCCACGGTCTCGAAGACGCTCAGATCGGGCTGGGTGATGGTCACAGCATGCTCCTGGGAGATGAGTGGCGAAAGGATGGGAAGTCTGTGGTGGCTGGGCGGTGCCGGCGGGTGTCGTGGGGTGTGGTGCCGGATTCCGCACGGCCGCTGCGGCGCGGGGCTGAGCGGCCCTAGGGGTTCGTCAGCGCCCTGAGCGGGCCGGTGGCGGGAACGGGCCGATGAGGTGCAGCACCTCCGGCTCGTGGCCCTGCTCGGGGAACAGCCCTGCGTCGAAGAGCACCTCCCGCTCGATCGGCACTGAGTGCCGCTCGGCGAAGGACGCGAACAACCGGTTGGATGCGGCGTTGTCGGGGGTGATGGTGGTCTCGACGAAACGCACGCCCAGCTCGTCCGTGGCACGGGCGGTGAGCCCGTCCAGGAGTGCGGCCGCCAGCCCCTGGCCGCGGTGCGCATCGTCGACGGCTACCTGCCAGACGACGAGCGTCTCCGGGCGCTCGGGGCGGATGTATCCGGTGACGAAGGCGGCCGGCTCGCCCTCCGTGTCGCGGGCGACGACGGAGGTGGCGGCGAAGTCGCGACACCACAACAGGTAGCTGTAGGAGGAGTTGAGGTCCAGCGCCTTGGAGTCGCGGGCGATGCGCCAGATCGCGGCTCCGTCCTCCACTCGTGGGGTGTCGAGCTTGAAGCCCTCCGGAAATTCTCTGAAATCGCTTCGGGCACCTGCATGGTCTGCTTGTGCGGCGGTCATGGGAATTAAATTTACCCAGGGAAAAAGGAAATTGCATCGCGGGCAGGGGTTACGGAAGCGGCGAAGGTATGTTATCGCGCGGGGGCGCCCGGGTGCGCGATGTCGCCGCAAGATGTCACGATTTGACCAGGATGTTCGGGGCGAAACGGACACGTTGTGTAGTCGGTCACAGCTCCGTAACGTCCATGAGATGCGTCCGAATTACGGTACTTGCCGCGAGCAAAATCGTGGCGTTTGAGGTGCGGAAAAGCGGGCAGAAGAATACGGGAAGCTGTACGCAAAGGGAATTGGGAATTCGCCGCCGGAAGGTGCGGCGTAAGGCCCATCGAAACCTGAGCGTCGCTTCCGTGGCAAGACCCCGAAGACCCGGCGCGAGATCATGTCCCCGACCCCGTGGAGAACGGGCGGGGCGTTTTTTGGGAACCGGACACGGAACGTATGCAGGCCCTGCACGGAGAGCCCGGGCGCAAAAGCGCGGGGAAGTCGCCGGGTTCCGGGGGAAACGGCCGCCGGAAAGTCCCCGCCGGCCGGTTGTGGCAGGGCCCTCCGCGCACCGCGCGGCGACGCCTAAAGTGCCGGTATGACGTCCATGAGTGATGGTGCGGTGCTGCACCTCAAGGGGAGGGTTCTCGTCGGGCCAAAAGAGGTCCGCGACGAGCTGTGGGTCGTCGGTGGCCGGGTCACCTACGACCGGCCGGCCATGGCACGGGATGCCACCACCGTGACGGGCTGGGTACTGCCGGGCCTGGTCGACGCCCACTGCCATGTGGGCCTGGACGCGCACGGCCCGGTGGACGACCCCACCAGCGAGAAACAGGCGCTCACCGACCGTGACGCGGGAACCCTGCTGATCCGGGACGCCGGGTCACCCTCCGACACCCGTTGGATCGACGACCGTGAGGACCTGCCGCGGATCATCCGCGCCGGCCGCCACATCGCCCGTACCAAGCGCTACATCCGCAACTACGCCCACGAGATCGAGCCCGAGGACCTGGTCGCCTATGTCGCCCAGGAGGCCCGCCGCGGCGACGGCTGGGTCAAGCTCGTCGGCGACTGGATCGACCGCTCCACGGGCGACCTGGAGTCCTGCTGGCCCCGGGGCGCGGTCGAGGCGGCCATCGCCGAGGCCCACCGGCTCGGCGCCCGGGTGACCGCCCACTGCTTCGCGGAGGACTCCCTCGCCCCGCTCGTCGAGGCCGGCATCGACTGCATCGAGCACGCCACCGGGCTCACCGAGGACACCATCCCGCTGTTCGCCGAGCGCGGCGTCGCCATCGTCCCCACGCTCGTCAACATCGCCACCTTCCCGCAGCTCGCGGACGGCGGCGAGGGGAAGTTCCCGCGCTGGTCCGCCCACATGCGGCGCCTGCACGCGCGCCGCTACGACACCGTGCGGGCGGCCTACGACGCCGGGGTGCCCGTCTTCGCCGGCACGGACGCCGGCGGCGCGCTCGCCCACGGGCTGGTCGCCGAGGAGGTCGTCGAGCTGACCCGGGCGGGTCTGCCCGTCGTGGCGGCCCTCTCGGCCACCACCTGGGGCGCCAGGGACTGGCTGGGCCGCCCCGGCCTCACCGAGGGCGCCTCCGCGGACCTGGTGGTCTACGGCAGCGATCCGCGCGAGGACGTGCGGGTACTGGCCGCGCCCCGGCGGGTGGTGCTGCGCGGGGAGGTCGTGGGCTAGCGGGCGGGCCGCCCCGCCCACGGCCGCCCCTCGGCGGCGGCCGGGCGGGGCGGGGCCGTGTCGCATGACGGCCTGATCCCCGTCGTGTGAGCAACCGATGACGACCCCGCTGACCGGCGATTTCCGCTGGTTTCGTGGGGGCATGCACACCGACACCAGACCTCATCGCACCTCCCCCCGTCACCGGCGCCCGGCCGTCCTCGCGGCCCTCGCCCTGGTCACCGTGAGTGCCGGTGCCGCCCTGGCCGGCTGCGGCGGCTCCGGCGGCGGGACGGCGGCGGACTCCTCCGGGCAGCAGAAGGCCGGCAAGAAGGTGCTGTGGATCGGGGACTCCATCGCCGGCGCCGAGGCCCCGCCCCTGGAGGCGGCGCTCACGGCGAGCGGCCAGCGCTTCAAGGACGCGTCCTCCGACGGCGGCGGCACGGTCGTCGAGGGCGACAAAATGGCCGGCCCGATGGCCCAGAACACGTGGAAGGACCTGAAGAAGAACCTCGCTTCGTTCCGGCCGGACGTGATCGCCTACCAGATCACCAGCTACGACTGGGGCACGCCCGCGCAGCAGCGTGCCGCGTACGAGAAGCTCGCGAAGACCGCACGGGACGCCGGGGCCGAGCTGGACCTCGTCTCCGCGCCGCCGTTCAAGATCGACGACTTCTACCAGAAGTACGAGGGCGCGATCAAGAGCGCGCCGAAGGTGGCAAAGCAGGTCGCCGACGCGAGCGGCGGCAAGGTGCGCTTCGTCGACACCACGCCGCTGTGGGGCACCGAGCGCGCCGGTCCGAAGGCCAAGCGCTCCAAGGACGGCATCCACTCCTGCCAGCAGGGCTCGGCCGCCTTCGCCAAGTGGTTCACCGAGCGGCTCGGCAAGCAGGACGGCTTCACCCCGGCCGCGCCCGAGAAGTGGGCGCGGGGCTCCTGGACCGGGGACAAGCGCTACGCGCAGCTCAAGTGCGACTGACCCGGTAGCCCCCGCGCCGGTGTCCGGCGCGCCGCCTCCTTCCCCCTCCACACGTGGTGGACCCGCCGAGGTGCCCGCACCGGCCCCCGGTCCGCCGAGGACTCCGCCATGGCTCACTCCCCTCCCGCCCCCTCCGCTCCCGCCCCCGCCGCGCACCACCGCCCGCGCCCCGGGCGTACTCCCGGCCGGGCCCATGTCGCCCCGCTCGACGGGCTGCGCGGGCTCGCCGTCGCCGCCGTGCTGCTGTTCCACGCCGGGTATCTGGGCGGCGGCTTCCTCGGCGTCGACCTGTTCTTCGTCCTGTCGGGCTTCCTGATCACGGGGCTGCTGCTGGGGGAGGCGCAGCGGCGGGGCCGGATCGGCCTGCCCGCTTTCTGGGGGCGGCGGGCGCGGCGGCTGCTGCCGGCGCTGGCCGTCATGGGCACCGCGGCCCTGCTGCTGGCCTGGGCGGCCGGTCCGCCGTCCCTGCTCGGCTTCGCCCTCGACGACGCGCCGTGGGCCGCGGCACAGGCGGTGAACTGGCACTTCATCGCCGAACAGGTCGGATACTTCAACGCCTCCGACACCCGGCTGTTCTCGCACCTGTGGAGCATCGCCGTCGAGTGGCAGTTCTACCTCGTGTGGCCGCTGGTGGTCGCCGTCGCCGGGCGCGGCCGGGGCGGTCCGCGCCGGGTCGCCCTCCTGGCCGGCGCCGGCGCCCTCGGGTCGCTGGCGCTCATGATCCAGCTCGGCAACGCCGTGGACACCACGCGGGCGTACGAGGGCACCGACACTCGGGCCTTCGCCCTGCTGCTCGGCGCCGTGGTGGCCACCGCGCCCGTGCGGCGGCTGACCGCCCGCGTCCCGGGAGCGGTCGCCGACGGGGTGTGCGCGCTGCTGGTGTGCGGGCTCGTGGCGTCCTGGGCGCTGACCGGCGGCCAGAACGCACCCGGTCTCTTCCAAGGTGGGCTGTTCGCGCACTCGCTGGCCGCCGCCGTGCTCATCGCGCTGCTCGCCGCGGCGCCGGGCGGGCGTACCGGACGGGCGCTGGGCAGCGCCGTCCCCCGCCGGCTCGGGGAGCTGTCGTACAGCCTCTACCTGTGGCACTGGCCGGTGTATCTGCTGCTGCCCCAGGAGGTGTTCGGCATCGGCGGGTGGGCGCGTGCCGCCCTGGCGATCGGCCTGTCGCTCGTGGCGGCGGTGCTGTCGAAGCTGCTGGTGGAGGACCCGGTGCGGTTCCGGGCGCGGTGGGCCACCGGACGCCGGGGGCTGGTGGCGCTCACCGCCGCGGCCGTCGTGGCGCTGGGGGTGTGGACGGCGATACCGCGGCCGCAGCCGGGGGCCGGAACGGTGGATGTGCAGCAGCTGATGTCGCCGTAGGCGGTGGCGCGGGCCACCGGGGCCGGCACCGAGGAGAGACTGGGTGAATGCGGGAGAAGCGCACGAAGGGGGAGGTATGCGGGTAAGGCGCACCGCGCACCACGGGGCCGCACGCCACCGGACCTCGCGCCACGGGACCGGGTGGCCGGCGCCGGCCGCCGCGTTGCTCGCATCTCTGGCGCTCGCGGGCTGCGGGGTCACGGACGCCGGGCCGTCGGCGGCCGGTGCGCCGGCCACCGGGGCGCGGACGGCCGGCGGGGAGGTGGTGCGGGCCTACTTCGTCGCCCCGAACGGCACCTGGCCCGTCGCCCGGCCCGCACCGCCCGGCGCCGGACCGCAGACGGCGCTGAACGCCCTGCTGGCCGGGCCCACCCGGGCCGAGCGGGCACGCGGGCTGGTCACGGCGCTGCCGGGCGGGACACACCGGGTCCGGGCCGAGGCCGCACAAGGCGCGGTCGACCTGTATCTGCCCTGGCTGGTGCCGGAGCTGGACCGGGTCGCGGTGCACCAGTTGGTGTGCACGGCCGCCGCGGCACCGGGCATCCCGGGCGGGAAGCGGCCGGTGGACGTGGTCGTACGGGTCCATGAATCGGGGCTGGACCGGAAGGCCGCGGACGCCTGGGCGGTGACCTGTGACGAGTCCGGCGTGGCCGTCCCCGCAGGCAGCCGCTGACCGGCCCGGCCGCCGGTGCGTCCGGTCCCGGCGGCCACGGCACCACCCTGAATGAGTAGCTTTGTCACTGTCTGTCCCACTCGGGGCGGAGGTGCCGACCGCAGGAGAG belongs to Streptomyces sp. NBC_01454 and includes:
- a CDS encoding aminotransferase class V-fold PLP-dependent enzyme; amino-acid sequence: MQRRVPLGGAEFAPETTFLNSASSGLLPARSAAALRAALDESASYGTMGRDYFAAATASRATFARLMGVPAERVAVGSSVAVQSGFVAASLPAGAEVLVPEGDFSSLVNPFAAHPGITLRTVPLEALADAVRPGTALVAFSAVQSVDGRIADMAAIRDAARAHGARTYLDATQAAGWLPLRAADFDFVVAGAFKWLLCPRGTTFMIFGGELGAGAPWPAAPHAGWVAGEDPGASNYGPIRPAATARRFDEPHAHYSYIGAEQSLALIDELGVDTIHAHNTALAAHYRAGLAERGLAPAPAPGSAIVSTPGLTDAEHRLTEAGVRIAVRGGLLRASFHLYNSTDDVERLLSLLDQGLSDGRG
- a CDS encoding amidohydrolase family protein codes for the protein MSDGAVLHLKGRVLVGPKEVRDELWVVGGRVTYDRPAMARDATTVTGWVLPGLVDAHCHVGLDAHGPVDDPTSEKQALTDRDAGTLLIRDAGSPSDTRWIDDREDLPRIIRAGRHIARTKRYIRNYAHEIEPEDLVAYVAQEARRGDGWVKLVGDWIDRSTGDLESCWPRGAVEAAIAEAHRLGARVTAHCFAEDSLAPLVEAGIDCIEHATGLTEDTIPLFAERGVAIVPTLVNIATFPQLADGGEGKFPRWSAHMRRLHARRYDTVRAAYDAGVPVFAGTDAGGALAHGLVAEEVVELTRAGLPVVAALSATTWGARDWLGRPGLTEGASADLVVYGSDPREDVRVLAAPRRVVLRGEVVG
- a CDS encoding ectoine synthase encodes the protein MIVRSLQDIEGTDRHVKAKSGTWESKRIVLAKERVGFSLHETTLYAGTETSMWYANHIEAVLCVEGEAELTNDETGEQHTITPGTMYLLDGHEKHTMRIKKDFRCVCVFNPPVTGREDHDENGVYPLLTEPDPEPETV
- a CDS encoding GerMN domain-containing protein; this translates as MRVRRTAHHGAARHRTSRHGTGWPAPAAALLASLALAGCGVTDAGPSAAGAPATGARTAGGEVVRAYFVAPNGTWPVARPAPPGAGPQTALNALLAGPTRAERARGLVTALPGGTHRVRAEAAQGAVDLYLPWLVPELDRVAVHQLVCTAAAAPGIPGGKRPVDVVVRVHESGLDRKAADAWAVTCDESGVAVPAGSR
- the ectB gene encoding diaminobutyrate--2-oxoglutarate transaminase codes for the protein MTITQPDLSVFETVESEVRSYCRSWPTVFDRAQGSRMTDEDGHTYLDFFAGAGSLNYGHNNPVLKRALIDYIERDGVTHGLDMSTVAKRAFLESFQNIILRPRDLPYKVMFPGPTGANSVEAALKLARKVKGRESIVSFTNAFHGMSLGALAVTGNSMKRAGAGIPLVHGTPMPFDNYLDGTYPDFLWFERLLEDQGSGLNTPAAVIVETVQGEGGINVARPEWLRALSELCERWDMLLIVDDIQMGCGRTGAFFSFEEAGIVPDIVTVSKSISGYGLPLALTLFKPELDIWEPGEHNGTFRGNNPAFVTAAATLDTYWADGQMEKQTLARGEIVEAHLKAIAEEHPEAIAEYRGRGLVWGLECNDKPLADKIAKRAFELGLLIETSGPESEVVKLLPALTTTPEELDEGLRILARAVRDCA
- a CDS encoding SGNH/GDSL hydrolase family protein, giving the protein MHTDTRPHRTSPRHRRPAVLAALALVTVSAGAALAGCGGSGGGTAADSSGQQKAGKKVLWIGDSIAGAEAPPLEAALTASGQRFKDASSDGGGTVVEGDKMAGPMAQNTWKDLKKNLASFRPDVIAYQITSYDWGTPAQQRAAYEKLAKTARDAGAELDLVSAPPFKIDDFYQKYEGAIKSAPKVAKQVADASGGKVRFVDTTPLWGTERAGPKAKRSKDGIHSCQQGSAAFAKWFTERLGKQDGFTPAAPEKWARGSWTGDKRYAQLKCD
- a CDS encoding alkene reductase codes for the protein MTTAFDPMDLAGIPLANRIVMAPMTRNRATAEGVPTPSMVRYYTQRASAGLIITEAAQTAAIGRGYPLTPGLHTPAQVAGWREVTDSVHAAGGRIFAQLWHGGRIGHPVLLADGQLPVAPSAVAAAGQGFTHEGLKDFVTPQALTGVEIAETIAGFADAARNAMEAGFDGVEIHGANGYLVHQFLAPNANLRTDEWGGSDAARARFAIDVVTAVAAAVGAHRTGLRLSPGNTFNDIHEPAPEATYTTLIDAIAPLGLAYLHTCDVPDTELLGRLRTRFGGTFLLNPATDGRPTGPEELPLVERGEADLLAFGALFLANPDLPRRLARGGPFNTPDRESFYGGDDSGYLDYPALEG
- a CDS encoding acyltransferase family protein, whose translation is MAHSPPAPSAPAPAAHHRPRPGRTPGRAHVAPLDGLRGLAVAAVLLFHAGYLGGGFLGVDLFFVLSGFLITGLLLGEAQRRGRIGLPAFWGRRARRLLPALAVMGTAALLLAWAAGPPSLLGFALDDAPWAAAQAVNWHFIAEQVGYFNASDTRLFSHLWSIAVEWQFYLVWPLVVAVAGRGRGGPRRVALLAGAGALGSLALMIQLGNAVDTTRAYEGTDTRAFALLLGAVVATAPVRRLTARVPGAVADGVCALLVCGLVASWALTGGQNAPGLFQGGLFAHSLAAAVLIALLAAAPGGRTGRALGSAVPRRLGELSYSLYLWHWPVYLLLPQEVFGIGGWARAALAIGLSLVAAVLSKLLVEDPVRFRARWATGRRGLVALTAAAVVALGVWTAIPRPQPGAGTVDVQQLMSP
- the ectA gene encoding diaminobutyrate acetyltransferase gives rise to the protein MTAAQADHAGARSDFREFPEGFKLDTPRVEDGAAIWRIARDSKALDLNSSYSYLLWCRDFAATSVVARDTEGEPAAFVTGYIRPERPETLVVWQVAVDDAHRGQGLAAALLDGLTARATDELGVRFVETTITPDNAASNRLFASFAERHSVPIEREVLFDAGLFPEQGHEPEVLHLIGPFPPPARSGR
- the thpD gene encoding ectoine hydroxylase yields the protein MTTAPERTADLYPTRGTAEVITPRKDPVVWSQPGTAGPFAPSELSDFERDGFFAIGELLTAEEVAVYRAELDRLVLDPTMRADPRSIVEPKSQDVRTVFEVHKISEVFAKLVSDPRVVGRARQILGSDVYVHQSRINVKPGFGATGFYWHSDFETWHAEDGLPNMRTVSVSIALTENYDTNGSLMIMPGSHQHFVGCEGATPKDNYKRSLQMQDAGIPSDEVLTKMADKHSIRLFKGKAGSATWFDCNAMHGSGDNITPYPRSNVFLVFNSVDNEAVEPFAAPVRRPEYIGARDFTPVR